The Nitrospinota bacterium genome has a window encoding:
- a CDS encoding ribbon-helix-helix domain-containing protein: MMTSSKKKVPVTTHLYEDQVQMLNKIAKELQVTKAVLFRAAVEQLLKKYEDKQLDIGIK; this comes from the coding sequence ATGATGACATCCTCCAAGAAGAAAGTGCCGGTCACCACTCATCTCTACGAGGATCAGGTGCAGATGCTTAACAAGATAGCGAAGGAACTGCAGGTTACCAAGGCGGTGCTTTTCCGGGCCGCTGTCGAGCAGTTGCTGAAAAAGTACGAGGACAAACAGCTTGATATCGGCATTAAATGA
- a CDS encoding 2'-deoxycytidine 5'-triphosphate deaminase: protein MKKKNGREFDIASGGVLPVQMLRGLCAQKGITADTPLRKEQFQPSSIDLRLGTKAYRIRSSFLPQRGTVEATLKELVMYELDLRGGAILERENVYLIPLLERLALPRGIRGRTNPKSSTGRLDIFTRVISDHTPRFEDIREGYEGGLYLEVVPRSFTIKVRTGLSLNQLRLFSGPAGASVVDDHQLRSIHNHKPLVYTAAGKIPDPEIRGGLTLGVETHTDAPHRVIGYKAKKNSAVIDTSRVGKYRIHDFWETIESPREKFLILEPEEFYIFASKERVRVPMDCAAEMVEFDAGSGELRTHYAGFFDSGFGDGGVRGTKAVLEVRPHDVPFRIEDGQLFFKLRYEKMAAMPSFGYGSGIGSSYHNQGLKLSKHFVVD, encoded by the coding sequence ATGAAAAAAAAGAACGGGCGGGAATTTGATATTGCATCCGGCGGCGTGCTGCCGGTGCAGATGTTGCGCGGCCTCTGCGCGCAAAAAGGGATCACCGCCGATACGCCGCTGCGCAAGGAGCAGTTCCAGCCCTCCAGCATCGATCTGAGGCTGGGAACCAAGGCCTACCGCATCCGCAGTTCGTTCCTTCCCCAACGCGGCACGGTGGAGGCCACCCTCAAGGAACTCGTCATGTACGAGCTCGACCTGCGCGGCGGCGCCATTCTGGAGCGCGAGAACGTCTACCTCATTCCGCTCCTGGAGCGGCTGGCCCTTCCGCGCGGCATCCGCGGCCGCACCAATCCGAAATCCTCCACGGGGCGGCTGGATATTTTCACCCGCGTGATATCGGATCACACGCCCCGGTTTGAAGACATCCGCGAGGGATACGAAGGGGGGCTGTACCTTGAAGTGGTGCCGCGCTCCTTCACCATCAAGGTGCGCACCGGCCTTTCGCTCAACCAGTTGCGGCTGTTCAGCGGGCCGGCGGGGGCATCGGTGGTCGACGATCACCAGCTCCGGAGCATCCACAACCACAAGCCGCTGGTTTACACCGCCGCCGGCAAAATACCCGATCCGGAGATACGCGGCGGCCTCACGCTCGGCGTCGAGACGCACACCGACGCGCCGCACCGCGTCATCGGCTACAAGGCGAAGAAGAACAGCGCGGTGATCGACACGTCCCGCGTGGGGAAATACCGCATCCACGATTTTTGGGAAACGATAGAGTCGCCGCGCGAAAAATTCCTGATTCTCGAGCCGGAGGAGTTTTACATTTTCGCCTCGAAGGAGCGGGTGCGCGTGCCGATGGACTGCGCCGCCGAGATGGTGGAGTTCGACGCCGGCAGCGGCGAGTTGCGGACGCACTACGCCGGTTTTTTCGATTCCGGTTTCGGCGACGGCGGCGTGCGCGGCACCAAGGCGGTGCTGGAGGTGCGGCCGCACGACGTGCCGTTCCGCATCGAGGACGGCCAGCTGTTCTTCAAGCTCCGCTATGAGAAGATGGCGGCCATGCCGTCATTCGGCTACGGCAGCGGCATCGGATCCAGCTACCACAACCAGGGCCTTAAGCTCAGCAAACATTTTGTGGTGGATTGA
- a CDS encoding gamma-glutamyl-gamma-aminobutyrate hydrolase family protein has product MARPLIGITLDIQEAVNSRGAREKRYWLKQAMAAAVADAGGEPFLLPFTGSRPRARHIIGALDGLLISGGDFDIDPKYYGEKRRAQCGPAVPERTKSEFLLLAGALAAKKPVLGICGGCQLINVYFGGSLYQDIPAQKKNALAHSQPRPHGHPSHRVTAAAKTRLAAIIGAASVTVNSTHHQAVKIPGRGLLPSAVAPDGVIEGIEAADGRFIVGVQWHPEFLTRLKPHAALFRALTRAAAPRRRQ; this is encoded by the coding sequence ATGGCAAGACCGCTCATCGGCATCACGCTCGACATTCAGGAAGCCGTCAACAGCCGCGGCGCGCGGGAAAAGCGGTACTGGCTCAAACAGGCGATGGCGGCGGCGGTGGCGGATGCCGGCGGCGAGCCGTTTCTGCTGCCGTTCACAGGCAGCCGCCCGCGGGCGCGGCATATCATAGGCGCGTTGGACGGTCTTCTTATCTCCGGCGGCGATTTCGACATCGACCCCAAATACTACGGCGAGAAGCGGCGCGCGCAATGCGGCCCCGCCGTGCCGGAGCGGACGAAGAGCGAATTTTTGCTGCTGGCCGGGGCGCTGGCGGCGAAGAAGCCGGTGCTGGGCATCTGCGGCGGTTGCCAGCTCATTAACGTGTATTTCGGCGGCAGCCTCTATCAGGACATTCCGGCCCAGAAAAAAAACGCGCTGGCACACAGCCAGCCGCGGCCCCACGGCCATCCTTCGCACCGCGTGACGGCGGCGGCGAAGACCCGGCTGGCGGCCATCATCGGCGCGGCCTCCGTCACCGTGAACAGCACACACCACCAAGCGGTGAAAATACCGGGGCGCGGCCTGCTGCCAAGCGCCGTGGCGCCGGACGGCGTCATCGAGGGGATAGAGGCGGCGGACGGCCGTTTCATCGTGGGGGTGCAGTGGCACCCGGAATTTTTAACCCGCCTGAAACCGCACGCCGCCCTCTTCAGGGCATTAACGCGGGCCGCCGCGCCGCGCCGGCGCCAATAA
- a CDS encoding OmpH family outer membrane protein, protein MIRWIVGLLVAAALALPAAAVAAEFKYGIIDMQRALNDTEEGKKALGRLKAKLETENAVLKAKQDDLRKLEEDLNKQGYMLSESARSEKELKFRKLREDFDKYREEKSGEFARQQKESTEAILKKLLEVVDGYAKQEGLGMIFESSARTQGMPGSVIWFDPKNDITPRIIELYNKKNPLN, encoded by the coding sequence ATGATACGGTGGATTGTCGGGTTACTGGTTGCGGCGGCCCTGGCGCTGCCGGCGGCGGCCGTTGCCGCGGAGTTCAAGTACGGCATTATCGACATGCAGCGCGCGCTGAATGACACCGAGGAGGGGAAAAAAGCCCTCGGCCGCCTCAAAGCGAAACTGGAAACGGAAAACGCCGTGCTCAAGGCGAAGCAGGACGATCTGCGCAAGCTGGAGGAAGACCTGAACAAGCAGGGGTATATGTTGAGCGAGTCGGCCCGCAGCGAGAAAGAACTGAAGTTTCGCAAACTGCGCGAAGATTTCGACAAGTACCGCGAAGAGAAGAGCGGGGAATTCGCCCGCCAGCAGAAAGAATCCACCGAAGCAATCCTGAAAAAACTGCTGGAGGTGGTGGACGGGTACGCGAAGCAGGAAGGGCTTGGCATGATTTTCGAATCAAGCGCCCGCACCCAGGGAATGCCCGGTTCGGTGATCTGGTTCGACCCGAAAAACGACATCACCCCCAGGATCATTGAACTGTACAACAAGAAAAACCCGCTGAACTGA
- the bamA gene encoding outer membrane protein assembly factor BamA codes for MKNFSACFLAAVLALSLPRAAAAVDLEKPVKEIIVAGAKRANENTIRFYIRSKTGEPYSVQTTREDIRRIYNLGYFDDIRLATRERDDGLALIYEVKEKPFVKSVTIKGAKEVPDKDMQVLIAMKKGSFFQKHLLKKDILKIKNKYIKKGFYFTEVKTSVTDAGNNQVDVAYDVIERQKVKIGRMVFRGNRFLSDYQLAEIIESRAAGFWQTFSDAGNYQREILKVDVLRIESRYRDFGFIKARLDEPKVEVDREDGVIVITLTVHEGDQYFLGDIAALGDDIHTADEIMARMSLKKGEPFNQSLFRQNLFSVQELYMDDGYAYATPLPDIVEHPETKTVDITVKIDPGRVVYIGRIGAVGNYKSNDNVIRRELRLKEGERFSGKKLNRSRQRIANTGFFSGADVEQKSGREPDTMDLNLNLTERETGSMKAGMGYSSLENLMLNASVTENNLLGTGRRLSLGVESSKLRQDYYIDFTEPRWQDRDVSLGFSLFARQFDYISYTSNSTGAGLTLGKGFGEYTQMSLGYRFEAIKVTINQGLTPTPFLRSQEGIRDTSSLSFTVTHDERDLSWHPTAGFKVSGDARVAGGPLGGDVNYYKLSLDGAQYWKLPHDFVVMAHGAIKYAGSYGGKTLPLFEHYFMGGPYDLRGFTFADVGPRDTNGQSIGGDASLVFNLETAYAFTKTFEGVVFYDRGQIYGEEGDLSKTTDRRYDLENMRHSVGWGLRIITPAMPIWLAWGFKLDTKPDESPMEFHFTMGRTF; via the coding sequence ATGAAAAATTTTTCGGCCTGTTTCCTCGCCGCCGTCCTTGCGCTGTCGCTTCCCCGCGCCGCCGCCGCGGTCGACCTGGAAAAGCCGGTGAAGGAAATCATCGTCGCCGGGGCGAAACGGGCCAATGAAAACACCATCCGCTTCTACATCCGCTCGAAGACGGGCGAGCCGTATTCCGTCCAGACCACGCGCGAAGACATCCGGCGCATTTACAACCTCGGTTACTTCGACGACATCCGGCTCGCCACCAGGGAACGGGACGACGGCCTCGCGCTGATATACGAGGTGAAAGAGAAGCCGTTCGTCAAATCGGTGACGATCAAAGGCGCCAAGGAAGTGCCGGACAAGGACATGCAGGTGCTCATCGCCATGAAGAAAGGCTCCTTCTTCCAAAAACACCTGCTGAAAAAAGACATCCTCAAAATCAAGAACAAGTACATTAAAAAGGGGTTTTACTTCACCGAGGTGAAGACCTCCGTCACCGACGCCGGCAACAACCAGGTGGACGTGGCGTATGACGTTATCGAGCGGCAAAAGGTGAAGATCGGCAGGATGGTCTTCCGCGGCAACAGGTTTCTCAGCGACTATCAACTGGCGGAGATTATCGAAAGCCGCGCCGCCGGGTTCTGGCAAACATTCTCGGACGCCGGCAACTACCAGCGCGAAATACTCAAGGTTGACGTGCTGCGGATCGAATCGCGCTACCGCGACTTCGGCTTCATCAAGGCGCGCCTGGACGAGCCGAAGGTGGAGGTTGACCGCGAAGACGGCGTGATCGTCATCACCCTCACGGTGCATGAAGGGGACCAGTATTTCCTGGGAGACATCGCCGCGCTGGGGGACGACATCCATACCGCCGATGAAATCATGGCGCGGATGAGCCTGAAAAAAGGGGAGCCGTTCAACCAGTCGCTCTTCCGCCAAAACCTTTTCAGCGTGCAGGAACTTTACATGGACGACGGCTACGCCTACGCCACGCCGCTGCCCGATATTGTCGAGCACCCGGAGACCAAAACGGTGGACATAACCGTCAAGATCGATCCGGGCAGGGTCGTTTACATCGGGCGGATCGGCGCCGTCGGCAACTATAAGTCGAATGACAACGTGATACGCCGGGAACTGCGCCTGAAAGAGGGGGAACGCTTCAGCGGGAAGAAACTGAACCGGTCGCGCCAGCGCATCGCCAACACCGGCTTTTTCAGCGGCGCCGACGTCGAGCAAAAATCCGGCCGGGAGCCGGACACGATGGACCTGAACCTGAACCTGACGGAGAGGGAAACCGGCAGCATGAAGGCGGGCATGGGGTACAGCTCGCTTGAAAATCTGATGCTCAACGCCTCGGTGACCGAAAACAACCTGCTGGGCACCGGCAGGCGGCTTTCGCTCGGCGTCGAATCGTCCAAGCTGCGGCAGGACTACTACATCGATTTCACCGAACCCCGCTGGCAGGACCGCGACGTCTCGCTCGGCTTTTCACTCTTCGCCCGGCAGTTCGACTACATCAGCTATACCAGCAACTCCACCGGCGCCGGACTTACCTTGGGGAAAGGGTTCGGGGAATACACCCAGATGTCGCTCGGCTACCGCTTTGAGGCCATCAAGGTAACGATCAATCAGGGTCTTACGCCGACCCCGTTTCTGCGGTCACAGGAAGGAATCCGGGACACCAGTTCGCTGAGTTTCACGGTTACGCATGACGAACGCGACCTCTCATGGCACCCCACGGCCGGCTTCAAGGTGTCGGGGGACGCGCGCGTGGCCGGCGGTCCGTTGGGCGGCGACGTGAACTATTACAAACTGTCGCTCGACGGGGCGCAGTACTGGAAACTGCCCCATGACTTCGTCGTAATGGCGCACGGCGCCATAAAGTACGCCGGCTCCTACGGCGGCAAAACGTTGCCGTTGTTCGAGCATTATTTCATGGGGGGGCCGTACGACCTGCGCGGGTTCACCTTTGCGGACGTCGGCCCGCGGGACACCAACGGCCAGTCTATCGGCGGCGATGCGTCGCTGGTGTTTAACCTCGAAACCGCTTACGCCTTCACAAAGACGTTTGAAGGGGTGGTATTCTACGACCGCGGCCAGATATACGGCGAAGAAGGGGACTTGAGCAAAACCACCGACCGGCGGTATGATTTGGAAAATATGCGCCATAGCGTCGGCTGGGGGCTCCGGATTATCACCCCCGCGATGCCGATATGGCTGGCGTGGGGATTCAAGCTGGACACGAAGCCGGACGAATCCCCCATGGAATTCCACTTCACCATGGGGCGCACGTTCTGA